In the genome of Campylobacter helveticus, the window GGAATTATGCAAAAAGCAAAAAACCTCTTATCGATATACGAAAGCATTTTGTTTTAGAAGCAGCCCACCCTAGTCCTTTAGCACGGAGTGGATTTTTAGGCTGCAAACATTTTTCTAAAAGCAATGCTATTTTACAAAATTTAGGCAAAGAACCCATAAAATGGGAATTATAAGAACATCGCTATTGCCGTGCCAATAATTAGCAAAGGTCCATTATAAAAGATAAAAGTTGGTATGCAAGTATCTTTTATATGGTCGTGCTGTTTATCGGCGTTTAGCCCCACACTGACGCCTAAAGTTGTTTCACTTGCAGGACTTCCCGCATCTCCCAACGCCCCCGCTACACCGATGATAAAAATAATCAAACTTACAGAAAAGCCAAGCTCTAAACAAATAGGACAAAACAAAGTCGCTATGATAGGAATTGTTCCAAAAGAAGTTCCTATACCCATAGTAATCACAAGTCCTATAAGAAGCATTGCAAAGATAGCTAAAAATTTATTCCCTTCAACGAAGGGAATGACAGCATTTACAAGCTCTTCTACCGCTCCGCTTTGTTTTAAAACCTCACCATAACCAGCCGCTACAAGCATTACAAAAGCGATAAAGCCCATCATTTTAAGCCCATCGTCAAACACTAAATCAACTTTTTTATAGCTCACACCGCCTAAAACTATCATCAAAATAAAGCCCAAAAGCCCTGATAGTGGTAAATTTTGCGTTATAATTTGACAAACAAGCGTTAGGATAAGTCCCGCTAAAACGCCCCATTCTTTACGAGTCATTTTAATTGCGTCATAATTCATATTTTTAATTGCTATTTCTTGATATTCTCTAGGTTTAGAATAAAAGATAAAAATAGAAGTTAAAAGACCAAAAAGCATACAAAAAGCCGCCAAGAACATCGTGCTAGTAACATCGTTTAAGCTTACGCTTACGCCATTTTGATTTAAATTATCCACAAGTAAATTTTGAAAAATAAGTCCAAAACCTAGAGGCAAAACCATATAAGGCGTGGTAAGTCCAAAAGTTAAGGCACACGCAACGCCTCTGCGGTCAATTTTAAGCTTATTGAAAAGCACGAGCAAAGGGGGGATTAAAATCGGCACAAAAGCCACGTGGATAGGCACTAAATTTTGCGAAAAACAAGCGATTATCGCCAAAGAAAGCACAAGTAAATATTTTTTATGCGAGATAAAATGGCTGACGATTTTAATCAAAAAAGCCGTTAAATTTGTCTTAGAAATCGCCGCCGCAATAGCCCCTAGTAAGATATAGCTAAGAGCTGTTTGTAAATTACCTTTCATACCATCAATGAGGGTATTCATAGTTTCAAGCATAGGAATTTGCGACACAAGCCCAGCAACCAAAGCGGAGATTAACACACTTAGCAAAACATTAAAACGAAACAAACATAAAATTATCATCACTAAAACGCTGATAATGATAGGATTAGTCAAAAGCATTATTTTCCTTTAAATTTAAAAGAAGTATTTTAGAAAATCTTTGATTAAAAATTTATTTAGTCTTATCTTTACTTATTTAAAAACCCATCAAATTCATCAATAAATGCTTGATTTTTGCTTATATCTTTATTTATAAAAAATGGTAAAGATTCTAATGTCAATATTTGATTTGTATCTGTGTCAAGCTTTTTGCCCTTTAGCATTGCTAGAAAATCCTCTTTCCAACTATCTTTAGGAGCTAAATGCTCTCCCTTTGTCTCCATAAAACATTGAATACTTAAAAACTTATCATTCCTTTCACTCAATTTTTTGCCAAAGAAAATAAAATCAGGCTCAAAGCCCATTCCATAAGTTACTTCATTTACGCGATTATCATAAATTTTAAATTCTTTAAATCCCTCATTTCTTATAATAAACCATTGAGAAAACATCTTATCAATATCATCTTTTCTGCTCTCTATAAATTCCAAAAATTCTCTTTCTAGCTTACTATCATAACAAAATGTCTTATGATATAGCCAAGTGAATCTAGAATCTTCAAAATTATCATCATTTTTAAAGATTATTCTATCGCCTATATTAAATTTATGAGACTGAAACTCACTTACTTCATATTCTTGCTTGATACTTTGCTTTAAGGATTTAAAATTTTCCAAAATATACTTTGCTATTTCAAGTTTATTTTCCATATTAAATGTTTGTTTTTTTGAAAAGCATACATATATTTTTTTTAAATAATTTTCTATAAAATCCCTTTTGCTTTTAAAGTCAAGATTCTTATTAATTTCTTTAAAACTAAGCCCTAACATATTCATTGCTTTAAGAAAATATTTGGTATCTATAATAGATTCAAGCGTTGAAGAGTTTTGTAAATCATATTCTTCTTTCACAATCTCAAATTTCTCTTCACTTTCTTTTATAGAGTTTGAAAAAAGTGGAATTTGCAGTCCCTTTATTTTCTGCTCTATTTCAGCTCTTGTCATAGAGAAAAGTTGTAAATCCCCTCTTCTAATCCTTTTATTACTGGCATAATAAATTTTGTTATCATCAATAATAGGCTTTATCTTTTCATTGACAATTAAATCTACACGCCTTTTTTCTTCTTCAAATAACAAGCCTTGCTTATTCATACTTTCATTAAGATTCTTAATAAATGCGACATCATTAATGGTATGATAGCTTAGTCTCTCTAATGCGTTTAGCTCATTGTCCAAGTCGTTATCATATTTTCTTATATAAATAGAATCACTATCAAACATAAATGATGGGTCTTTAAAAGGATAATATCTAGCACCTCTTCCTATAAGCTGAACTTCCTTAGTCGTAATAGTTTTGCTAACTTTACTGCCTCCAAGTCTTACTATATCAAAAAGATTTAGCACATCCCAACCCTCATTGAGTTTATCTACTGAAAAAATCACTCTTATTTCATTGCTTGTATCCTCCAAAGTATTTAATAATACTTGATTTTTTTCAAGCTCTTTTTCATCATTTGTATTTAATATATACAATGATTTAAAATTATTCTTTAAAAAGTTGATAATGCTATTTGCATACGACAAGCCATATTCTTTTTTAAAAAATTCTAAGCTTTTATGTAAAAGCTCACTCTCTTTATCAATATTTTCATAAAAGCTACTTATTTGAGAAGCTTCTAAATTTTCTAAAAAATTTATAAAAAACTCTTCATTTTGCTTTGATTCATTTATAGATTCACTTTTATACATTATTACAGGTTTTAGTATTATGTTATGCTTTTGTGCGAGTAGCTCTCTATAAAGGCTTGTTAGCATACTGCCTAAGATTCTATACTCTAAAGTTTCATTGTTATATTTTGTTAGAAATATCCGTTTAGAATAGCCGTCTTTGCAAAACTCTTTTAAAGCATATTCATAAATTATTTTATTTGTATATTTTTCTAAAACATTAGCCTCTTGTGGTATCGTAGCACTAAATTCAAATAATAAATTTTCTTTATTGCTTTCATAAGCCTTTGTTATGATTGTCTCCCAACCCTCTTTATTTTCTTTTTC includes:
- a CDS encoding DEAD/DEAH box helicase family protein, with protein sequence MFNKKLYETLLEEFGKRGLEDIEIPLYIKENLSKELRIYQEKALKYYYANVDSIKQNHLMFNMATGSGKTLIMAGLILDCYKRGYRDFIFFVNSNSILEKTKANFADKYSSKYLFKESINIDSENVEINIINNLSESKDECINIHFTTIQALFSLFKTERENSLSFSDLVDKKIVLLADEAHHLNSDTKSKSEKENKEGWETIITKAYESNKENLLFEFSATIPQEANVLEKYTNKIIYEYALKEFCKDGYSKRIFLTKYNNETLEYRILGSMLTSLYRELLAQKHNIILKPVIMYKSESINESKQNEEFFINFLENLEASQISSFYENIDKESELLHKSLEFFKKEYGLSYANSIINFLKNNFKSLYILNTNDEKELEKNQVLLNTLEDTSNEIRVIFSVDKLNEGWDVLNLFDIVRLGGSKVSKTITTKEVQLIGRGARYYPFKDPSFMFDSDSIYIRKYDNDLDNELNALERLSYHTINDVAFIKNLNESMNKQGLLFEEEKRRVDLIVNEKIKPIIDDNKIYYASNKRIRRGDLQLFSMTRAEIEQKIKGLQIPLFSNSIKESEEKFEIVKEEYDLQNSSTLESIIDTKYFLKAMNMLGLSFKEINKNLDFKSKRDFIENYLKKIYVCFSKKQTFNMENKLEIAKYILENFKSLKQSIKQEYEVSEFQSHKFNIGDRIIFKNDDNFEDSRFTWLYHKTFCYDSKLEREFLEFIESRKDDIDKMFSQWFIIRNEGFKEFKIYDNRVNEVTYGMGFEPDFIFFGKKLSERNDKFLSIQCFMETKGEHLAPKDSWKEDFLAMLKGKKLDTDTNQILTLESLPFFINKDISKNQAFIDEFDGFLNK
- a CDS encoding Na+/H+ antiporter family protein, which codes for MLLTNPIIISVLVMIILCLFRFNVLLSVLISALVAGLVSQIPMLETMNTLIDGMKGNLQTALSYILLGAIAAAISKTNLTAFLIKIVSHFISHKKYLLVLSLAIIACFSQNLVPIHVAFVPILIPPLLVLFNKLKIDRRGVACALTFGLTTPYMVLPLGFGLIFQNLLVDNLNQNGVSVSLNDVTSTMFLAAFCMLFGLLTSIFIFYSKPREYQEIAIKNMNYDAIKMTRKEWGVLAGLILTLVCQIITQNLPLSGLLGFILMIVLGGVSYKKVDLVFDDGLKMMGFIAFVMLVAAGYGEVLKQSGAVEELVNAVIPFVEGNKFLAIFAMLLIGLVITMGIGTSFGTIPIIATLFCPICLELGFSVSLIIFIIGVAGALGDAGSPASETTLGVSVGLNADKQHDHIKDTCIPTFIFYNGPLLIIGTAIAMFL